The Accipiter gentilis chromosome 7, bAccGen1.1, whole genome shotgun sequence genome includes a region encoding these proteins:
- the CCDC113 gene encoding coiled-coil domain-containing protein 113, translating to MAERDPAALPLPQLRAQLREARHANALLQTEAEMLEKWYRKMEPCGPSLPPPSETRDAPPELMQTRGRYKSKLHGATDYFVGLTVEQKCELAERELTEMKDEIQRMKEDSEQTLQNLEAVIEEADIWWTDVKKAISDFEKDIISTISSKKGSIIASEKLLRYMEEKNRQRDLLREKLRLKNYLLKGYKKKLQQQLRQKERMGETLHEVRLQQLQVRNAQYQEKIIEKNQELLQLKLTSGKTVQVLNFYKRKLQDAMETSTSLMKDISQRKELLEKIEREAALVEEQRAKAESVNRHLRKQLSDYGVPPVLSYVQKKAAVTDLENSLKAWERKVAVAEMSLQSYRRAWNQVKMSGNQH from the exons ATGGCGGAGCGGGACCCGGCggcgctgccgctgccgcagctCCGGGCGCAGCTGCGGGAGGCTCG CCACGCCAACGCCCTGCTCCAAACGGAAGCAGAAATGCTTGAGAAATGGTACCGTAAGATGGAGCCGTGCGGCCCATCGCTCCCGCCGCCCTCCGAGACGCGGGATGCCCCACCGGAGCTGATGCAG ACACGTGGCAGGTACAAATCCAAGTTGCATGGTGCAACAGACTATTTTGTAGGCCTCACAGTGGAGCAGAAATGTGAGCTGGCTGAGCGGGAGCTGACTGAGATGAAGGATGAGATTCAGAGGATGAAGGAGGACTCAGAGCAGACCTTGCAGAACCTTGAG GCAGTCATTGAAGAAGCAGATATTTGGTGGACTGATGTTAAGAAAGCCATCAGTGACTTTGAGAAAGACATCATCAGCACCATCTCCAGCAAGAAAGGGAGTATCATAGCTTCTGAGAAGCTGCTGAGATACATGGAGGAAAAGAACCGCCAGAGG GATCTGCTGAGAGAGAAGTTGcgcttaaaaaattatttgctcaAGGGTTACAAgaagaagctgcagcagcagctcaggcag AAGGAGCGAATGGGAGAGACACTCCATGAGGTCCGCTTGCAGCAGCTGCAGGTTAGAAATGCCCAGTACCAGGAGAAGATTATCGAGAAgaaccaggagctgctgcagctgaaacTGACCTCAGGGAAGACTGTCCAAGTCCTCAATTTCTATAAA AGGAAGCTGCAGGATGCCATGGAAACGTCCACGTCTCTGATGAAAGACATCTCCCAGAGGAAGGAGCTACTGGAGAAAATTGAAAGAGAAGCTGCTCTGGTGGAGGAG CAACGAGCCAAAGCTGAGAGTGTGAATCGGCACCTGCGGAAGCAGCTCTCAGACTACGGCGTCCCCCCTGTGCTGAGTTACGTGCAGAAGAAGGCGGCTGTCACTGACCTCGAAAACAGCCTCAAGGCTTGGGAGAGGAAGGTGGCAGTTGCTGAG aTGTCCTTGCAAAGCTACCGCAGAGCATGGAACCAGGTCAAGATGTCTGGTAACCAGCACTAG